A stretch of Prunus dulcis chromosome 6, ALMONDv2, whole genome shotgun sequence DNA encodes these proteins:
- the LOC117633275 gene encoding E3 SUMO-protein ligase SIZ1 isoform X1, with product MDLVASCKEKLAYFRIKELKDVLTQLSLSKQGKKQDLVDRILALLSEDQVSKMWPKKNTVRKEQVAELVDDTYRKMQISGAPDLASKGQCISDSSNVKIKGEIEDPFQSDIKVRCLCGRLLETESMIKCEDPRCQVWQHMSCVIIPEKPVEGNLPVPELFYCEMCRLSRADPFWVSIQHPLHPVKLNATNSPTDGSNPVQTVEKTFHLTRADKDLLSKQEYDVQAWCMLLNDKVAFRMQWPQYADLQVNGMPVRAINRPGSQLLGANGRDDGPIITPYTKDGINKISLTGCDARMFCLGVRIVKRRTLQQVLNVIPKESDGERFEDALARVCRCVGGGTAMDNDDSDSDLEVVADSFTVNLRCPMSGSRMKVAGRFKPCLHMGCFDLEVFVEMNQRSRKWQCPICLKNYALENVIIDPYFNRITSKMRYCGEDVAEIEVKPDGSWRVKTKSESDRRDLGELGRWYLPDSTLAPTDEEIIPKTEVLKQVKQEGVSEGHTGLKLGMRKNRNGVWEFSKPEDMNTSSDNRLQVPFGDHEVKVIPMSSSATGSGRDGEDASVNQDGGGNFDFSTNNGIEMDSFSLNVDSVYGFSGQNPSATVGDAEVIVLSDSDDDIMPSGTIYRSERNDTGGINFPVAPSGIADSYGEDPTLGTGGNPCLGLFNGNDDDFIPLWPPLAPGTQSGPGFQLFSSEADVPDTLVGLPHGSINCSTSMNGYTLASETAMGSATLVPDSSVGRSNADMNDGLVDNPLAFAGDDPSLQIFLPTRPSDASVHSDLRDQADMSNGVPTDDWISLRLGGDASGINGAPATPNGLNSRMQMPSRDGAMDSLADTASLLLGMNDGSRSDKTSRQRSNSPFSFPRQKRSVRPRLYLSIDSDSE from the exons ATGGATTTGGTAGCTAGTTGCAAG GAAAAATTGGCTTATTTTCGAATAAAAGAGCTCAAGGATGTTCTCACCCAATTAAGCCTTTCAAAGCAGGGGAAGAAGCAG GATCTTGTTGACCGGATATTAGCACTTCTTTCTGAAGATCAAG TTTCTAAAATGTGGCCAAAGAAGAATACAGTTAGAAAGGAACAGGTGGCGGAACTTGTAGATGACACCTATAG AAAAATGCAGATTTCTGGGGCCCCTGATTTAGCATCAAAGGGACAATGCATCTCTGACAGCAGTAATGTGAAAATAAAAGGTGAAATTGAGGATCCCTTTCAGTCAGATATAAAGGTTCGCTGTCTCTGTGGGCGTTTATTAGAAACAGAGTCAATGATCAAG TGTGAAGATCCAAGATGCCAAGTGTGGCAACACATGAGTTGTGTTATTATTCCAGAGAAACCTGTGGAAGGCAATCTACCAGTTCCCGAATTATTTTATTGTGAAATGTGTCGACTAAGTCGGGCTGATCC GTTTTGGGTAAGTATTCAACATCCTTTACATCCTGTGAAGTTGAATGCTACAAATAGTCCAACTGATGG TTCAAACCCAGTCCAAACTGTGGAGAAAACATTTCACCTCACCAGGGCAGACAAAGACTTATTGTCTAAACAAGAATATGATGTCCAG GCTTGGTGTATGCTTCTAAATGACAAAGTTGCATTCAGGATGCAATGGCCGCAATATGCAGATCTACAGGTCAATG GTATGCCTGTTCGTGCAATTAATAGACCTGGCTCGCAACTTCTCGGAGCTAATGGTCGTGATGATGGTCCAATT ATCACACCATACACGAAAGACGGAATTAATAAGATTTCCTTAACAGGATGTGATGCCCGTATGTTCTGCTTAGGGGTTCGTATTGTGAAGAGACGCACTTTGCAACAG gtTCTCAATGTGATTCCCAAGGAGTCTGATGGTGAGCGTTTTGAAGATGCTCTTGCTCGTGTGTGTCGTTGCGTTGGTGGCGGGACTGCAATGGATAACGATGATAGTGACAGTGATTTGGAAGTTGTTGCAGATTCTTTTACTGTCAATCTGCGTTGTCCG ATGAGTGGTTCAAGAATGAAGGTTGCTGGGAGATTCAAGCCCTGCCTTCACATGGGCTGTTTTGATCTTGAAGTGTTTGTGGAAATGAATCAACGGTCAAGGAAG TGGCAATGCCCGATTTGTCTTAAGAACTATGCACTGGAGAATGTCATTATTGATCCATATTTTAATCGTATCACGTCAAAG ATGAGGTATTGTGGAGAAGATGTAGCAGAGATTGAGGTGAAGCCTGATGGTTCTTGGCGAGTGAAGACTAAAAGTGAAAGTGATCGTAGGGATCTTGGGGAACTTGGGCGGTGGTACCTTCCTGATAGTACACTTGCCCCAACAGATGAAGAAATTATCCCAAAAACTGAAGTTTTGAAGCAGGTCAAACAGGAAGGTGTTTCAGAAGGTCATACTGGTTTGAAACTAGGAATGAGGAAGAATCGCAATGGTGTTTGGGAATTCAGCAAACCTGAAGATATGAACACCTCTTCAGATAATAGATTACAAGTGCCATTTGGAGACCACGAGGTAAAAGTTATCCCAATGAGTAGCAGTGCCACCGGAAGTGGTAGGGATGGTGAAGATGCAAGTGTAAATCAGGATGGTGGTGGGAACTTTGATTTCTCTACTAACAATGGAATTGAGATGGATTCCTTTTCTCTAAATGTTGATTCTGTGTATGGATTTTCTGGACAAAATCCTTCTGCAACTGTAGGAGATGCAGAAGTTATTGTCCTAAGTGATTCCGATGACGACATAATGCCCTCTGGAACCATCTACAGGAGTGAGAGAAATGATACTGGTGGGATTAATTTTCCTGTGGCCCCTTCTGGAATTGCTGATTCATATGGTGAAGATCCCACGCTTGGGACTGGTGGGAATCCATGCTTGGGTCTTTTTAATGGCAACGATGATGATTTTATTCCTCTCTGGCCACCATTAGCTCCCGGAACTCAATCAGGCCCTGGGTTTCAATTATTTAGTTCTGAGGCAGATGTACCAGATACCCTAGTTGGTCTGCCTCATGGTTCCATCAATTGTTCCACATCTATGAATGGATACACCTTGGCTTCAGAAACTGCCATGGGATCTGCTACCCTAGTACCTGATTCTTCTGTTGGTCGTTCAAATGCTGACATGAATGATGGCTTAGTTGATAATCCATTGGCTTTTGCTGGTGATGATCCCTCTCTTCAAATATTTCTTCCCACAAGACCATCAGATGCATCAGTGCATTCTGATTTGAGAGATCAGGCTGATATGTCAAATGGTGTCCCTACTGATGATTGGATTTCTCTGAGGCTTGGGGGTGATGCCAGTGGCATTAATGGTGCGCCTGCAACTCCAAATGGATTAAATTCGAGAATGCAAATGCCATCCAGAGATGGTGCCATGGATTCTTTGGCTGACACAG CTTCTTTGCTTCTCGGTATGAATGACGGTAGCAGATCTGACAAGACAAGTAGGCAGAGATCAAATAGTCCTTTCTCATTTCCTCGCCAAAAACGTTCTGTCAGGCCGCGGTTGTATCTTTCTATTGACTCGGACTCTGAATAG
- the LOC117633275 gene encoding E3 SUMO-protein ligase SIZ1 isoform X3, producing MDLVASCKEKLAYFRIKELKDVLTQLSLSKQGKKQDLVDRILALLSEDQVSKMWPKKNTVRKEQVAELVDDTYRKMQISGAPDLASKGQCISDSSNVKIKGEIEDPFQSDIKVRCLCGRLLETESMIKCEDPRCQVWQHMSCVIIPEKPVEGNLPVPELFYCEMCRLSRADPFWVSIQHPLHPVKLNATNSPTDGSNPVQTVEKTFHLTRADKDLLSKQEYDVQAWCMLLNDKVAFRMQWPQYADLQVNGMPVRAINRPGSQLLGANGRDDGPIITPYTKDGINKISLTGCDARMFCLGVRIVKRRTLQQVLNVIPKESDGERFEDALARVCRCVGGGTAMDNDDSDSDLEVVADSFTVNLRCPMSGSRMKVAGRFKPCLHMGCFDLEVFVEMNQRSRKWQCPICLKNYALENVIIDPYFNRITSKMRYCGEDVAEIEVKPDGSWRVKTKSESDRRDLGELGRWYLPDSTLAPTDEEIIPKTEVLKQVKQEGVSEGHTGLKLGMRKNRNGVWEFSKPEDMNTSSDNRLQVPFGDHEVKVIPMSSSATGSGRDGEDASVNQDGGGNFDFSTNNGIEMDSFSLNVDSVYGFSGQNPSATVGDAEVIVLSDSDDDIMPSGTIYRSERNDTGGINFPVAPSGIADSYGEDPTLGTGGNPCLGLFNGNDDDFIPLWPPLAPGTQSGPGFQLFSSEADVPDTLVGLPHGSINCSTSMNGYTLASETAMGSATLVPDSSVGRSNADMNDGLVDNPLAFAGDDPSLQIFLPTRPSDASVHSDLRDQADMSNGVPTDDWISLRLGGDASGINGAPATPNGLNSRMQMPSRDGAMDSLADTGSFSFDRIATMSFRSVHDWH from the exons ATGGATTTGGTAGCTAGTTGCAAG GAAAAATTGGCTTATTTTCGAATAAAAGAGCTCAAGGATGTTCTCACCCAATTAAGCCTTTCAAAGCAGGGGAAGAAGCAG GATCTTGTTGACCGGATATTAGCACTTCTTTCTGAAGATCAAG TTTCTAAAATGTGGCCAAAGAAGAATACAGTTAGAAAGGAACAGGTGGCGGAACTTGTAGATGACACCTATAG AAAAATGCAGATTTCTGGGGCCCCTGATTTAGCATCAAAGGGACAATGCATCTCTGACAGCAGTAATGTGAAAATAAAAGGTGAAATTGAGGATCCCTTTCAGTCAGATATAAAGGTTCGCTGTCTCTGTGGGCGTTTATTAGAAACAGAGTCAATGATCAAG TGTGAAGATCCAAGATGCCAAGTGTGGCAACACATGAGTTGTGTTATTATTCCAGAGAAACCTGTGGAAGGCAATCTACCAGTTCCCGAATTATTTTATTGTGAAATGTGTCGACTAAGTCGGGCTGATCC GTTTTGGGTAAGTATTCAACATCCTTTACATCCTGTGAAGTTGAATGCTACAAATAGTCCAACTGATGG TTCAAACCCAGTCCAAACTGTGGAGAAAACATTTCACCTCACCAGGGCAGACAAAGACTTATTGTCTAAACAAGAATATGATGTCCAG GCTTGGTGTATGCTTCTAAATGACAAAGTTGCATTCAGGATGCAATGGCCGCAATATGCAGATCTACAGGTCAATG GTATGCCTGTTCGTGCAATTAATAGACCTGGCTCGCAACTTCTCGGAGCTAATGGTCGTGATGATGGTCCAATT ATCACACCATACACGAAAGACGGAATTAATAAGATTTCCTTAACAGGATGTGATGCCCGTATGTTCTGCTTAGGGGTTCGTATTGTGAAGAGACGCACTTTGCAACAG gtTCTCAATGTGATTCCCAAGGAGTCTGATGGTGAGCGTTTTGAAGATGCTCTTGCTCGTGTGTGTCGTTGCGTTGGTGGCGGGACTGCAATGGATAACGATGATAGTGACAGTGATTTGGAAGTTGTTGCAGATTCTTTTACTGTCAATCTGCGTTGTCCG ATGAGTGGTTCAAGAATGAAGGTTGCTGGGAGATTCAAGCCCTGCCTTCACATGGGCTGTTTTGATCTTGAAGTGTTTGTGGAAATGAATCAACGGTCAAGGAAG TGGCAATGCCCGATTTGTCTTAAGAACTATGCACTGGAGAATGTCATTATTGATCCATATTTTAATCGTATCACGTCAAAG ATGAGGTATTGTGGAGAAGATGTAGCAGAGATTGAGGTGAAGCCTGATGGTTCTTGGCGAGTGAAGACTAAAAGTGAAAGTGATCGTAGGGATCTTGGGGAACTTGGGCGGTGGTACCTTCCTGATAGTACACTTGCCCCAACAGATGAAGAAATTATCCCAAAAACTGAAGTTTTGAAGCAGGTCAAACAGGAAGGTGTTTCAGAAGGTCATACTGGTTTGAAACTAGGAATGAGGAAGAATCGCAATGGTGTTTGGGAATTCAGCAAACCTGAAGATATGAACACCTCTTCAGATAATAGATTACAAGTGCCATTTGGAGACCACGAGGTAAAAGTTATCCCAATGAGTAGCAGTGCCACCGGAAGTGGTAGGGATGGTGAAGATGCAAGTGTAAATCAGGATGGTGGTGGGAACTTTGATTTCTCTACTAACAATGGAATTGAGATGGATTCCTTTTCTCTAAATGTTGATTCTGTGTATGGATTTTCTGGACAAAATCCTTCTGCAACTGTAGGAGATGCAGAAGTTATTGTCCTAAGTGATTCCGATGACGACATAATGCCCTCTGGAACCATCTACAGGAGTGAGAGAAATGATACTGGTGGGATTAATTTTCCTGTGGCCCCTTCTGGAATTGCTGATTCATATGGTGAAGATCCCACGCTTGGGACTGGTGGGAATCCATGCTTGGGTCTTTTTAATGGCAACGATGATGATTTTATTCCTCTCTGGCCACCATTAGCTCCCGGAACTCAATCAGGCCCTGGGTTTCAATTATTTAGTTCTGAGGCAGATGTACCAGATACCCTAGTTGGTCTGCCTCATGGTTCCATCAATTGTTCCACATCTATGAATGGATACACCTTGGCTTCAGAAACTGCCATGGGATCTGCTACCCTAGTACCTGATTCTTCTGTTGGTCGTTCAAATGCTGACATGAATGATGGCTTAGTTGATAATCCATTGGCTTTTGCTGGTGATGATCCCTCTCTTCAAATATTTCTTCCCACAAGACCATCAGATGCATCAGTGCATTCTGATTTGAGAGATCAGGCTGATATGTCAAATGGTGTCCCTACTGATGATTGGATTTCTCTGAGGCTTGGGGGTGATGCCAGTGGCATTAATGGTGCGCCTGCAACTCCAAATGGATTAAATTCGAGAATGCAAATGCCATCCAGAGATGGTGCCATGGATTCTTTGGCTGACACAGGTTCGTTCTCTTTCGACAGAATTGCTACAATGAGTTTTAGATCGGTTCATGATTGGCATTAA
- the LOC117633275 gene encoding E3 SUMO-protein ligase SIZ1 isoform X2, translating into MDLVASCKEKLAYFRIKELKDVLTQLSLSKQGKKQDLVDRILALLSEDQVSKMWPKKNTVRKEQVAELVDDTYRKMQISGAPDLASKGQCISDSSNVKIKGEIEDPFQSDIKVRCLCGRLLETESMIKCEDPRCQVWQHMSCVIIPEKPVEGNLPVPELFYCEMCRLSRADPSNPVQTVEKTFHLTRADKDLLSKQEYDVQAWCMLLNDKVAFRMQWPQYADLQVNGMPVRAINRPGSQLLGANGRDDGPIITPYTKDGINKISLTGCDARMFCLGVRIVKRRTLQQVLNVIPKESDGERFEDALARVCRCVGGGTAMDNDDSDSDLEVVADSFTVNLRCPMSGSRMKVAGRFKPCLHMGCFDLEVFVEMNQRSRKWQCPICLKNYALENVIIDPYFNRITSKMRYCGEDVAEIEVKPDGSWRVKTKSESDRRDLGELGRWYLPDSTLAPTDEEIIPKTEVLKQVKQEGVSEGHTGLKLGMRKNRNGVWEFSKPEDMNTSSDNRLQVPFGDHEVKVIPMSSSATGSGRDGEDASVNQDGGGNFDFSTNNGIEMDSFSLNVDSVYGFSGQNPSATVGDAEVIVLSDSDDDIMPSGTIYRSERNDTGGINFPVAPSGIADSYGEDPTLGTGGNPCLGLFNGNDDDFIPLWPPLAPGTQSGPGFQLFSSEADVPDTLVGLPHGSINCSTSMNGYTLASETAMGSATLVPDSSVGRSNADMNDGLVDNPLAFAGDDPSLQIFLPTRPSDASVHSDLRDQADMSNGVPTDDWISLRLGGDASGINGAPATPNGLNSRMQMPSRDGAMDSLADTASLLLGMNDGSRSDKTSRQRSNSPFSFPRQKRSVRPRLYLSIDSDSE; encoded by the exons ATGGATTTGGTAGCTAGTTGCAAG GAAAAATTGGCTTATTTTCGAATAAAAGAGCTCAAGGATGTTCTCACCCAATTAAGCCTTTCAAAGCAGGGGAAGAAGCAG GATCTTGTTGACCGGATATTAGCACTTCTTTCTGAAGATCAAG TTTCTAAAATGTGGCCAAAGAAGAATACAGTTAGAAAGGAACAGGTGGCGGAACTTGTAGATGACACCTATAG AAAAATGCAGATTTCTGGGGCCCCTGATTTAGCATCAAAGGGACAATGCATCTCTGACAGCAGTAATGTGAAAATAAAAGGTGAAATTGAGGATCCCTTTCAGTCAGATATAAAGGTTCGCTGTCTCTGTGGGCGTTTATTAGAAACAGAGTCAATGATCAAG TGTGAAGATCCAAGATGCCAAGTGTGGCAACACATGAGTTGTGTTATTATTCCAGAGAAACCTGTGGAAGGCAATCTACCAGTTCCCGAATTATTTTATTGTGAAATGTGTCGACTAAGTCGGGCTGATCC TTCAAACCCAGTCCAAACTGTGGAGAAAACATTTCACCTCACCAGGGCAGACAAAGACTTATTGTCTAAACAAGAATATGATGTCCAG GCTTGGTGTATGCTTCTAAATGACAAAGTTGCATTCAGGATGCAATGGCCGCAATATGCAGATCTACAGGTCAATG GTATGCCTGTTCGTGCAATTAATAGACCTGGCTCGCAACTTCTCGGAGCTAATGGTCGTGATGATGGTCCAATT ATCACACCATACACGAAAGACGGAATTAATAAGATTTCCTTAACAGGATGTGATGCCCGTATGTTCTGCTTAGGGGTTCGTATTGTGAAGAGACGCACTTTGCAACAG gtTCTCAATGTGATTCCCAAGGAGTCTGATGGTGAGCGTTTTGAAGATGCTCTTGCTCGTGTGTGTCGTTGCGTTGGTGGCGGGACTGCAATGGATAACGATGATAGTGACAGTGATTTGGAAGTTGTTGCAGATTCTTTTACTGTCAATCTGCGTTGTCCG ATGAGTGGTTCAAGAATGAAGGTTGCTGGGAGATTCAAGCCCTGCCTTCACATGGGCTGTTTTGATCTTGAAGTGTTTGTGGAAATGAATCAACGGTCAAGGAAG TGGCAATGCCCGATTTGTCTTAAGAACTATGCACTGGAGAATGTCATTATTGATCCATATTTTAATCGTATCACGTCAAAG ATGAGGTATTGTGGAGAAGATGTAGCAGAGATTGAGGTGAAGCCTGATGGTTCTTGGCGAGTGAAGACTAAAAGTGAAAGTGATCGTAGGGATCTTGGGGAACTTGGGCGGTGGTACCTTCCTGATAGTACACTTGCCCCAACAGATGAAGAAATTATCCCAAAAACTGAAGTTTTGAAGCAGGTCAAACAGGAAGGTGTTTCAGAAGGTCATACTGGTTTGAAACTAGGAATGAGGAAGAATCGCAATGGTGTTTGGGAATTCAGCAAACCTGAAGATATGAACACCTCTTCAGATAATAGATTACAAGTGCCATTTGGAGACCACGAGGTAAAAGTTATCCCAATGAGTAGCAGTGCCACCGGAAGTGGTAGGGATGGTGAAGATGCAAGTGTAAATCAGGATGGTGGTGGGAACTTTGATTTCTCTACTAACAATGGAATTGAGATGGATTCCTTTTCTCTAAATGTTGATTCTGTGTATGGATTTTCTGGACAAAATCCTTCTGCAACTGTAGGAGATGCAGAAGTTATTGTCCTAAGTGATTCCGATGACGACATAATGCCCTCTGGAACCATCTACAGGAGTGAGAGAAATGATACTGGTGGGATTAATTTTCCTGTGGCCCCTTCTGGAATTGCTGATTCATATGGTGAAGATCCCACGCTTGGGACTGGTGGGAATCCATGCTTGGGTCTTTTTAATGGCAACGATGATGATTTTATTCCTCTCTGGCCACCATTAGCTCCCGGAACTCAATCAGGCCCTGGGTTTCAATTATTTAGTTCTGAGGCAGATGTACCAGATACCCTAGTTGGTCTGCCTCATGGTTCCATCAATTGTTCCACATCTATGAATGGATACACCTTGGCTTCAGAAACTGCCATGGGATCTGCTACCCTAGTACCTGATTCTTCTGTTGGTCGTTCAAATGCTGACATGAATGATGGCTTAGTTGATAATCCATTGGCTTTTGCTGGTGATGATCCCTCTCTTCAAATATTTCTTCCCACAAGACCATCAGATGCATCAGTGCATTCTGATTTGAGAGATCAGGCTGATATGTCAAATGGTGTCCCTACTGATGATTGGATTTCTCTGAGGCTTGGGGGTGATGCCAGTGGCATTAATGGTGCGCCTGCAACTCCAAATGGATTAAATTCGAGAATGCAAATGCCATCCAGAGATGGTGCCATGGATTCTTTGGCTGACACAG CTTCTTTGCTTCTCGGTATGAATGACGGTAGCAGATCTGACAAGACAAGTAGGCAGAGATCAAATAGTCCTTTCTCATTTCCTCGCCAAAAACGTTCTGTCAGGCCGCGGTTGTATCTTTCTATTGACTCGGACTCTGAATAG
- the LOC117633275 gene encoding E3 SUMO-protein ligase SIZ1 isoform X4 translates to MWPKKNTVRKEQVAELVDDTYRKMQISGAPDLASKGQCISDSSNVKIKGEIEDPFQSDIKVRCLCGRLLETESMIKCEDPRCQVWQHMSCVIIPEKPVEGNLPVPELFYCEMCRLSRADPFWVSIQHPLHPVKLNATNSPTDGSNPVQTVEKTFHLTRADKDLLSKQEYDVQAWCMLLNDKVAFRMQWPQYADLQVNGMPVRAINRPGSQLLGANGRDDGPIITPYTKDGINKISLTGCDARMFCLGVRIVKRRTLQQVLNVIPKESDGERFEDALARVCRCVGGGTAMDNDDSDSDLEVVADSFTVNLRCPMSGSRMKVAGRFKPCLHMGCFDLEVFVEMNQRSRKWQCPICLKNYALENVIIDPYFNRITSKMRYCGEDVAEIEVKPDGSWRVKTKSESDRRDLGELGRWYLPDSTLAPTDEEIIPKTEVLKQVKQEGVSEGHTGLKLGMRKNRNGVWEFSKPEDMNTSSDNRLQVPFGDHEVKVIPMSSSATGSGRDGEDASVNQDGGGNFDFSTNNGIEMDSFSLNVDSVYGFSGQNPSATVGDAEVIVLSDSDDDIMPSGTIYRSERNDTGGINFPVAPSGIADSYGEDPTLGTGGNPCLGLFNGNDDDFIPLWPPLAPGTQSGPGFQLFSSEADVPDTLVGLPHGSINCSTSMNGYTLASETAMGSATLVPDSSVGRSNADMNDGLVDNPLAFAGDDPSLQIFLPTRPSDASVHSDLRDQADMSNGVPTDDWISLRLGGDASGINGAPATPNGLNSRMQMPSRDGAMDSLADTASLLLGMNDGSRSDKTSRQRSNSPFSFPRQKRSVRPRLYLSIDSDSE, encoded by the exons ATGTGGCCAAAGAAGAATACAGTTAGAAAGGAACAGGTGGCGGAACTTGTAGATGACACCTATAG AAAAATGCAGATTTCTGGGGCCCCTGATTTAGCATCAAAGGGACAATGCATCTCTGACAGCAGTAATGTGAAAATAAAAGGTGAAATTGAGGATCCCTTTCAGTCAGATATAAAGGTTCGCTGTCTCTGTGGGCGTTTATTAGAAACAGAGTCAATGATCAAG TGTGAAGATCCAAGATGCCAAGTGTGGCAACACATGAGTTGTGTTATTATTCCAGAGAAACCTGTGGAAGGCAATCTACCAGTTCCCGAATTATTTTATTGTGAAATGTGTCGACTAAGTCGGGCTGATCC GTTTTGGGTAAGTATTCAACATCCTTTACATCCTGTGAAGTTGAATGCTACAAATAGTCCAACTGATGG TTCAAACCCAGTCCAAACTGTGGAGAAAACATTTCACCTCACCAGGGCAGACAAAGACTTATTGTCTAAACAAGAATATGATGTCCAG GCTTGGTGTATGCTTCTAAATGACAAAGTTGCATTCAGGATGCAATGGCCGCAATATGCAGATCTACAGGTCAATG GTATGCCTGTTCGTGCAATTAATAGACCTGGCTCGCAACTTCTCGGAGCTAATGGTCGTGATGATGGTCCAATT ATCACACCATACACGAAAGACGGAATTAATAAGATTTCCTTAACAGGATGTGATGCCCGTATGTTCTGCTTAGGGGTTCGTATTGTGAAGAGACGCACTTTGCAACAG gtTCTCAATGTGATTCCCAAGGAGTCTGATGGTGAGCGTTTTGAAGATGCTCTTGCTCGTGTGTGTCGTTGCGTTGGTGGCGGGACTGCAATGGATAACGATGATAGTGACAGTGATTTGGAAGTTGTTGCAGATTCTTTTACTGTCAATCTGCGTTGTCCG ATGAGTGGTTCAAGAATGAAGGTTGCTGGGAGATTCAAGCCCTGCCTTCACATGGGCTGTTTTGATCTTGAAGTGTTTGTGGAAATGAATCAACGGTCAAGGAAG TGGCAATGCCCGATTTGTCTTAAGAACTATGCACTGGAGAATGTCATTATTGATCCATATTTTAATCGTATCACGTCAAAG ATGAGGTATTGTGGAGAAGATGTAGCAGAGATTGAGGTGAAGCCTGATGGTTCTTGGCGAGTGAAGACTAAAAGTGAAAGTGATCGTAGGGATCTTGGGGAACTTGGGCGGTGGTACCTTCCTGATAGTACACTTGCCCCAACAGATGAAGAAATTATCCCAAAAACTGAAGTTTTGAAGCAGGTCAAACAGGAAGGTGTTTCAGAAGGTCATACTGGTTTGAAACTAGGAATGAGGAAGAATCGCAATGGTGTTTGGGAATTCAGCAAACCTGAAGATATGAACACCTCTTCAGATAATAGATTACAAGTGCCATTTGGAGACCACGAGGTAAAAGTTATCCCAATGAGTAGCAGTGCCACCGGAAGTGGTAGGGATGGTGAAGATGCAAGTGTAAATCAGGATGGTGGTGGGAACTTTGATTTCTCTACTAACAATGGAATTGAGATGGATTCCTTTTCTCTAAATGTTGATTCTGTGTATGGATTTTCTGGACAAAATCCTTCTGCAACTGTAGGAGATGCAGAAGTTATTGTCCTAAGTGATTCCGATGACGACATAATGCCCTCTGGAACCATCTACAGGAGTGAGAGAAATGATACTGGTGGGATTAATTTTCCTGTGGCCCCTTCTGGAATTGCTGATTCATATGGTGAAGATCCCACGCTTGGGACTGGTGGGAATCCATGCTTGGGTCTTTTTAATGGCAACGATGATGATTTTATTCCTCTCTGGCCACCATTAGCTCCCGGAACTCAATCAGGCCCTGGGTTTCAATTATTTAGTTCTGAGGCAGATGTACCAGATACCCTAGTTGGTCTGCCTCATGGTTCCATCAATTGTTCCACATCTATGAATGGATACACCTTGGCTTCAGAAACTGCCATGGGATCTGCTACCCTAGTACCTGATTCTTCTGTTGGTCGTTCAAATGCTGACATGAATGATGGCTTAGTTGATAATCCATTGGCTTTTGCTGGTGATGATCCCTCTCTTCAAATATTTCTTCCCACAAGACCATCAGATGCATCAGTGCATTCTGATTTGAGAGATCAGGCTGATATGTCAAATGGTGTCCCTACTGATGATTGGATTTCTCTGAGGCTTGGGGGTGATGCCAGTGGCATTAATGGTGCGCCTGCAACTCCAAATGGATTAAATTCGAGAATGCAAATGCCATCCAGAGATGGTGCCATGGATTCTTTGGCTGACACAG CTTCTTTGCTTCTCGGTATGAATGACGGTAGCAGATCTGACAAGACAAGTAGGCAGAGATCAAATAGTCCTTTCTCATTTCCTCGCCAAAAACGTTCTGTCAGGCCGCGGTTGTATCTTTCTATTGACTCGGACTCTGAATAG